From the Haladaptatus sp. DJG-WS-42 genome, the window CAACCCGACCTCGGCTTGCTCGCGCGTCACCACGAGCGGTGGGATGAGCCGCAACACGCTCCCGTACCGACCGGCGCTCCAGACGAGCACGCCGCGCTCGTAGCAGTAGCGTTGGATCGCTTTGACTACGTCTTTGTCCGGCTTGCCGTCGCCGTCTACGAACTCGACGCCGGTGAACAGCCCGCGGCCGCGCACCTCGATGATTCTGTCCGTCCCGTCTGCGGCCGCCTGTAGTCGGTCGCGCATGTAGCCACCGAGGTCGCGGGCGTGGGCGAGCAGGTCGTGGTCTTGGATGTAGTCGATTGCTCTGATGCCGCCGACCATCGCGGGCACGTTGCCGCGGTAGGTGCCGACGTGGCCGCCCGGCCCCCACGTGTCGAGGTCTTCGTGGTACATCGTCGCGGAGAGCGGCAGACCGATGCCGCCTATCGCCTTCGCCATTGGCATGATGTCGGGGGTGACGTCTTCCCAATCGCTTGCAAACCACTGGCCCGTCCGCCCGAAGCCGGTCTGGATTTCGTCGACGATGAGTGGTACGTCGTTGGCCGCCGCGAGTTCTTTCAGCCGAGGGAGGAAGCCCGCAGGTGGCGTCACGACGCCGCCTTCGCCCTGAATCGGCTCGACCCAAATTCCGGCTGGATTCGCCAGTCCGCTGTAGGGGTCTTCGAGGAGTTCGCGGACGTTTGCTAACGCCGACTCGGCGGCTTCTTCCGGCGACTGCTCCTGCCGCGTGGCGTACGGATACGGGACGTGGGTCACGTCACCGAGCAGTGGGGTGTAGTTCTCCTTGTACTTCTTGCCCGCCGTGAGGCTCAGTGCTCCTGCGCTCCCACCGTGGTACGCACCACGGAACGCAATGAGGCCCGACCCGCCGGTGTTGTGTTTTGCGAGTTTGATGGTCGCCTCGATGGCGTCACTGCCCGTTGGCCCGCCGAACACCACGCGGTTGTTGTCCGGGAGTGCGCCGGGGGCAATCTCGTTCAGTTTCTCGATGAGGTCGAGGCGTGCTTCGGTCGGGAAGTCGACCGTGTGCACCACCTTCTCCAGTTGCTCTTGGACGCCTTCGAGGACGTACGGGTTCGAGTGGCCGACGTTGAGCACGCCGATCCCTGCGAAAAAGTCAAGGAACGTGTTGCCGTCGGCGTCGCGCACCGTCGCGCCCTTCGCCTCCTCGATTGCGATTGGGACGCGCTTTGGATACGCGACCGCGTTGCTGTCAATCTTTGATTGCTTCTCGATGAGTCGCTTCGAGGCCGGGCCGGGGACTGCCGTGGTGACGTCCGGCGCGTCGTCGAAGTGGAGGTCGTGAATTGCTGGGCTGGCCATGCGTCGCGTTTCTCAACTGAGGGCAAAAAGTTTGCCCATCAACCGAAAATACATCTAATTATCGAACCATGTCCAAAAATATGGGGGCATAAAGAATAGGTGGGCGTGTGAATCGGTGAATCTGCTGTCGCAAAAAAGGTGCCTGGGACACTCGCTCATTCGTCGTTGTTCGATGGGTCGACGATGACCACGGGGCGTGTCGTGTTTTTGAGGATGGTCTGGACGACGCTGCCGAACAGGACACTTTCGACCGCGCTGCGCTTTCTGCCCGACAGCACAATCGCGTCTGCGGTTATCTTCTCTGCAAGGGCGAGGATTCCGTCTCTTGGTGGGTACGGATGGTCAACGTCCCGAATTTCGGATTCGATATTGTGTTCGGTAAGCCACTCGTGGGCGGCCAGCACCGCGCCTACACGCTGTGCACTCTGCAGTTCTCTCGAGGCGTCGAGTTCAGGACCGTGCAGCACGTGGGTGAGCGTCACCAACACCGACGCTGTCGCATCCGGGAGCGAGTTCACATAGTGCGCCTGTGACAGCGCACTTTGTTCATCCGTATCAATCGGCAGGAGCACCCGATACTTCGAGTCTCCAACGGTGGGCGAATCGACTTCTGTTGCCACTGTAGTCCCTAACCGAGTCTAGACGCGAGAACGACCGGACACCACCCGTGTCCCGTTACTCGACGTGAACCGTCTCGCCAAGTTCCGGCGCACTCGCGTCGAATCCTTCACTCTGCAACTCATCGGCAAACGCCTCACACCGGTCGCCGTGATTGAGCAGGACTGGCGTGTCTGTGTAGCTGGCGAGAAAGGCTTTGAGCCCATTCCGGTCTGCGTGGGCGGAGAAGTCGTACGCTTCGACCTGCGCGCTCACGGGCATCACCTGGCGGTTGATTTCTGCGCGACCGTACTCCAGTAGCTCACGACCGGGCGTGCCCTCGACCTGATAGCCCGTGAAGGTGAGCTTGTTGACTGGGTTCGTGCGGATTTCGGGGACGTAGGTCATCGCCGGGCCACCGGTGAGCATGCCGCTGGTAGTCACGATGACCGTGTTCTTGCGCGCAATGCGTTTTCGCTGGCCGTTTTTCCCGGTCACGAATCGGGCGTTCGACTTCGCTCGCTTGAGCGCAGCTTCGCTTCGGACGTACTCGGGGTAGGAGCGGAGCAGCTGCGTGATGTACTTGCCCATCCCGTCTACGTAGCAGTCGATACCGTGGGCCGCACAGACGTGGAGGAGTTCTTGGGTACGACCAATTGCGAAGGCTGGAACGATGACCGTGCCGCCTTCTCTGACCGTGGTTTGTACGCTCTCTGCGAAGCGCCTCTCGACCTGCTCGCGCGGGTCGTGGTCAACGTCAGAGTAGGTCGATTCACAGAGCACCACGTCTGCGTCGGGGCGGTCGGTCGTCCCCGAGAGGAGTCGGGTATCGTCGGTGTGGAAATCGCCGGTGTAGAGCAGTTTCGTTTCGCCGTCGTCTACGAGGACGTGGGCGCTGCCGGGGATGTGCCCGGCGTTGTAAAACGTGATTTCGTGGCCAGCGCCTTCGAACGTTTCGCCGTAGCCGTGTTCGTTGGACACCTGTGTCATCCGACCGACTTCGACTTCGGTGAACGGACAGTCGTAGGTTCCCCCGTGGAGCTTGAGCGTGTCTCGACAGAGCGTCAACGCGAGCTCGCGCGTTGGCGGCGTCCAGTGAATCGGTGGTCGGTCGTTTCCCGACAACAGCGTTGGCAACGCGCCGATATGGTCTAAGTGACCGTGTGAGACGACGACGGCGTCCGGCGAAACGTCGGAGACGGGGTAGGCTGGCGGGTTGCCGGGGGCCATCCCGTAGTCTAAGAGGAGGCGGTCGTTTACGAGGATGGCACTCCGGCCAACCTCTCGTGCACCGCCGAGAAAGCGTAGCTTCATCTGCGCGACGGTAGTGGCGCTATTCGTTTGCCTCCATCGGTTCAGATGTCGCCAAACAGCGTCGGGAGAATTCGGAACTCTGCGTACCCGCCGTAGGCCGTCTCAAGCGCGCCGAGCCACCAGTTCCAGCGCTGGGAGAGCGAGCTGTGCTTTGGTGCGTCGTTCAGGTTTTCAATGATGTCTTCGACCGTGAGCTCGTGGCCGCGGTCGCGAGCTACCTTCCCTGAATCGGCTAAGTCACACGCTTGACGGACAACGACGCGCAGCTCGTCTGCATTCGGGTCAAACTCCGCCGTGAGTGCCCGTTCGAGCCGCTTTGAGTCCATGATGGCTGTCTGTTCGTCCCGGACGCACTTGACGCTTCGGGGATTTACACTGACAAATCGGCCATTTTCGGACCGCTCCGGCCTTCTCCGGGTGTTCTACAGATATGCGCTCGGGCATATCGGGTCGCGTTGACGGTGCCCATAGCCTAGGCCATCCACCCGGCCGTGCGGGGCGACCACCCGGGGAAAACGAGGTTTCGATGTGCTTTTCAAGCGCGACCATATTTACACACGCATGGCAGACTTTCAGGTCGTCGTCGCTGACCCCGAGTCCGGCGAGACCTTTCAGCGCGACATTGAGGGACAGGATGCGAACCGATTCATGGGCAAGTCCATCGGCGATGACGTAGACGGAAGCGCCGTTGGCCTCTCCGGCTACACGCTCGAAATCACCGGCGGCTCCGATAACACCGGCCGCGCGATGCGCAAAGACGTCTCCGGCCCGAACGTCAAAGCAGTCCTCCTCACCGGTGGCACGGGCTACAAGCCAGAGCGCGACGGCGAGCGCCGCCGCATCACCGTCCGTGGCCGCGAAATCAGTGACGAAACGCGCCAAATCAACGCCAAAATCACCGTCCGCGGTGACGAGTCCATCGAAGCCCTCCTCGACGAGGACGACGGCGAAGACGAAGAATAACCCCGTTTTTGGCGGTTTGTTTTTCCGTTCCTCGGCTCCCGAGTGACACGGCTTTGCTCTCGAAAGCGCAGAACCTTTGCCGTCCGCTTTCGTGTCCCCACCAATGGCTGACAAAATTTCGAGTGACAACCCTTCGGTGACGGAAGTCCGCGCGACACTCACTCGCCGTGGCCGTACCGACCGCCCGTCGATAACCATTCCCGAAGCCCACCACGACGCCTTCCCCGTCGGCGACGTCGTCCGCCTCGTCCTTGACGGCAAACAGTACCACTCGCGAATCGAATCGCCCCTCGGCAGCGACGGGCCGGAGTTCCACGGCGCGTTCGACAACGCTCGGCTCGCCCGCGCCGACGGCGAGGGTGAGAACCATCTGGACGCATGGGTCAAACACTCCGGACGCTCGTTTGGGAGCTCTGTCCTCGTTGACATCGTCGAAAGTGGCTTCCTCTACGGTCTCAGAAAGCCGGGTGAACGAGCCGTGTACACGGCGGTTGAAGCCCCAAATTCGAGCCTGACCGATATTGCGCGGTCGCTCGACGAATCTTAGATGTGCTGGAGCGAGCCGTAAAGAAAGCGCCCAATCGCGAGGTGTTGGCGCATGGCGTCTTCGATACGCTCTTGTGCACCGTGACCGGTGCGGTCGCTCCTGACTTCTCCCCGGACGAGGCGCTTCGCATCCTGCTCGCGGCGACGAACTCGAGCGGTAAGCCACACCGTTTTTATTTACTGCGCCGATAGCACGGCCATGAGCGAAACTGCGCGTGAGGAGTTCCTTGCTGGTGAGCGTACCGACGACGTGTTGATTTTCTTCGCCGCCCACGCCCTCTCGAACCCGGAGGCGCTCGCAGACCACGGCGAGCTGCGAGACGAGGGCGTCGTGATGGTGCTCCCCGGCGAGCAAGGCCGCGCGATGTACGAGAAAGCAACGGGCGTTGACCCGATGACGTTCGCCCAGCGGGCGATGGGCACAGAAGGCGACATCGGCGGCGACCTGCTCTCTGCGACCTGTCCACAAAAGTGGGACGACGAGTCAACTGACGACCACCAGATTCGCAACATCTTCGCGTTCGCAGAGGAGCAAAACGAGGAGGTAGGCGGCTTGTACGCGGAAGGAAACGTCATCCACGCCTACGCCCACTGTACCTGCGGTGCGGCCTACTCAGACCGCTGGGTCGTCGGCGACCGCGACGCCTGAAACGCCGTCGCTCGTGGGAATGTAAGGGGGGTGGGGGTAGGGGCACAGAGAACAAATCGCAGGATGGCCCCTGCGATGGTAATAGCAGTGTTGTGATATAACTATTTGCCCTGTTTCGAAGGGTGATCGAACGGAGTGTTATTCGTCGTCGTCCGGTTCACTGCTCGCCGATTCTTCGGCTGCGAGTCGCTCAAACGCAGAGATGATGGTTTGTTTGGTCACGGCACCCTGCGTCGTCCAGTGGTGGGCGTAGTCGAGCATGTCGTCGTAAATGTCAGGTTTGCAGCCTGCGGCTTTCGGGTGGCCACCACCGTTCACTTGTGCGGCGACTTCGTGACAGCGTTTGAACGTCTCGGTGCCGCGAATCGACGCACTGCCTGCGGGTTTGACGATGACGGCAGCGTCAGAGCCCTGTTCACGAAGGGCTTCTGCGACCTCGTTTTGCGAACACCGGCCGTAGGTCACGCCGACCGTCCAGTCACCAATTTCGTGGAAGTTGGCACGCGAAATCGCCTGCTCGATGAGCGCCTCTTTCTCGATTCGCATCTCGGCTAAGAACTCCTCGGCTTCTTCCGGGAGGGCTGCACCGTGTTCTTGGATGAGTTCTGCGTACTCTTCTGGTTCGCTCCAGTAGGCGAGGTCTGCGAGGTCGTCGCTGCGAGGGTCTTCGCGCAACCAGAGGTCGTGGTCTCGCGTGACTGCGGCGAGGTCTACCAAGTAGTCGGGGAAGTCGAAGTCAAGTGAGCGAAGCGCCACGTCCGCCGTACACTCCTCCTCTGAGTCGCCGATGACGAGTTCGACGCCCGTTTCACGGACGGCGTCTGCCACCTCGTCGTTCCACTGGTGGTGGTCGAACCACGTCACGTCCGCGTGGTCTACGAGCAGGTGCAGCTCCTCGTCTACGTATTTGAACTTGTCCGGGCAGAGGTCACAGATGAAGACGGTCGCCCCGGGTTCTGCGTATTCGGCGACGTGCTCCATCGCGTCCTCTAAGTCGTAAGGCCCAGCGCCGACCAGCGCGGCCTCGCCGTAGACGGCGCGGATGAGGGCCACGCAGGCGAGTCCGTCTGCGTCCGGGTCTGCGATGACGACGGTCGAGGCACCCTCGAGGGCTTCTTTCACTTCCTGTTCTTCGAGTTCGTCGTCGAACGAGTCGGGGGTGAAAAAGCCCGTCCCCGGGAGTACGGATTTCCGAGCCAACGAGAGGTGTTCGTCGTCGATGAGATAGTCGTCCATACGCACCTGTTGGGCTGGCGAGAAAAGAACGCCTCGGTTGGCGAGACGCGCGAATTCGGTTACTGGGCGGCTTCGCCTTCGAGTTGGCGCACCGTGAGGACGGGTACGGAACACCGGCGGACGACCGTCTCTGCAACGCTCCCGAGCAGGAAGCGGTGTTCGCCGTGACGGCCGCGGGTGCCGGTTGCGACGATGTCGATGTCGTGGTCTCGGGCGTAGTCGCAGATGACGCTCGCCGGGCGACCGGTTTCGATGGCGGTGACGACGTCGCCAGCAGCGCCCGCTTTCACCGCGTCGAGCGCTTCGTCTGCGGCGTCTTCGAGTGCGTCGCGGAACTCCTCGCGGATGCTGTCGGGGGCGGTGTCAATCTCGCTGTCATCGACAACATAGAGGGCGTGTACCGTGGCATCGAAGCGGTTTGCGAGGTCGAGCGCAACCGTCACGGCTCGCTCGACGCTGGCTGAGCCATCGGTTGCGATGACCACGGAGTCAATCATACGCTGTCGTTTTGCGCGATGATGTATAAATTCTGCCTGTCGCGCCCTCGGAGGCTTTTTTAGGTGGGACGACCCAGGTTGGCACATGGCTGCGCCCGTTTCAGTTGACACGGTGCTCGCTCCCGTCGACGGCAGCGAAGCCTCGATGCAGGCTGCCGAATACGCGCTTGCGATTGCCGAACGTTACGGCGCATCGGTTCACCTCCTCAGTATCGTGAGCGAAGACTCCGTCCGTGCGATGGCGACAGGCGAACTCGAACCTGACACCGTCGCAGACCGCATGGAGACGTTCGTCAAATCACTCGAATCCATCCGCCCGGAATCCGTGTCGGTTGGGCACTCTGCGGCCGCTGGCTTCTCGCTGCACCGCAAAACCCAGCACCCCGGAAGCGTCATCTTGGACGTGGCAGACGACGTGGACGCAGACTTCCTCGTCATCCCCCGCGAACCGCTCACGGGGCGACCTGACGAAGTGCTCTCGAAAGCCGCAGAATACGTGTTGCTCTATGCGAGCCAGCCCGTGCTCTCAGTTTAGTCGAATCGCCATTTCGAGTTCGAAGCTCTCGGTGCCGCTCGTCTCGAAGCCGACTTTGTGATACAGCCCGATTGCGGCGGCGTTCCATCGCTCGACGGTGAGCCACACCTTTTCGACGCCGCGTGCCGCGCCAAGGCCGAGCAGTGCGGTCATCAGTTTCGAGCCGATGCCTGCGCCCTGATAGGCGTGGAGGACGAAGATGGCGAGTTCGTACGACGTCTCACCGTCGGGGACAAGCGTGGCGTGACCGATGATGGTGCCGTCGTGGCGGGCGACCACGTTGTGTCCTTTCGGGACGATGTTTTCGAGCCACTTGCGGACGCTCTCCTCGCCGACTGGTGGGATGCCTTGGGCGCGGTCTGCGGGGTCGAACTCGACGTACATCGCCACGAGTTCTTCTATCGCGTCGTCGTACGCTTCGACGGATAGCTCGCGGCCTTCCGTGTCGGTGAACGAAAGCGGTGGTTCGTCGAAGGGGCCTGCCACCTCGTCGGGGTAGATTTCGCGGCTCATCGGATGAGCGTCACCGACGTTCGGGAGTTGAGCAGGACGAACTCAGAGATGCTCCCAAGGTTGATTTTCCCCATCGGACTGCGCTGACCGCCGCCAAGTACGACGCGGTCGAACTCGCCGCTGTCTGCCAGTTCAACCAGCTTGCTTCCGGGGTGTCCAGAGAGATGTTCGATGCTCGCTTCGACGCCGTACTCTTCTATGACGTCGCGCACTCGTCGCTCGATGGCGTCTGCGGCGCGGTCTGATTCGGGGTTATCGAGGATGGCAATGGTGAGCGTATCACCCGTCGCTTTCGTCCGCTCGACGACTTCCGAGAGCGCGTAAAGTGAGTCGTCGGTTCCGCCGATACCCAACAGCACGTTCATACGCGGGGAAACGCGTGCCGGTGGCAAAGTCGTTATCCCTCCGTCGATACGGTTTTGGGGCCGGCGAAACAGGGTGGCATATGGCAGGTGACCCGCCCGCTCCGGACAACCCTGTGGAGCAGGCAAACGAGGACACGGACAGCGACTATTCAGAGGCGGGAGCCTCGACGGACGCCACGGAACCCGAACCGGCGGCTCCGGAATCGAACACCCCACCCGAGGCAGAACCAGAACGCGACATCCCCGACGACGTCGCCGAGTACGCCCGCTTCTCGAAGATGGATGGGGCGGCCTACGACCGCGTCAACCAGTTCCTGCGCGACCGGACCTACGTGACCGCCCGCGAGTGGGCCATCGCGCGACTCTGTTCTGACTTCCGCACTGAAACCGGCGTCGAGATGACGAAAATCGGGCGCAACCTCCCCGAACTCGTCCCGTTCATGACCGACACCTACTCGCCACAGGCGGTCAATCAGGCACGCTCAAGTTTCGAGAGTAAAGTCCGAAAAGCGGGCGCGACGTTCCTCTACGGCGCGATGTGCGACTTTTTCACCGCTGAAGAACTCGACGACGTGATGTACGAGGCCACCGAGGTCGCAAAGTTCCTCCTCGAAGTCGAGGGCGTCGATTTGACCGTGGACGAAGAACTCGCCGCAGAAGAGCGTATCTCGACGGTGATGCGTGAGGTGCGACAGGCGAGTCAAGAACTCAGATACGAAGAAGTCGAGTGCCCCGAGTGCGGGTGCATTCACGAACCCTGAGGCTGCTGGGCCCGTTTTGTTGCCGCCGGTGACTGAGTTTGCCTTCGTTTCTCAGTGCGAGCTGATTTCTTGAAAACCACCGAGTCAGCGTCTGCCGTGTAAGTTTATGCAACCGCGTTGCGTCTGTTAACTGTGAGTTGTGATGTCAATTATCACGGCCCCGTTAGACGATAGTGCAGTACGTGGGCTCAACGCAGACATTCGCGGGCAGGTAATCCAACCAGCCGACGATGGATACGACGAGGCTCGAACGGTGTACAACGCGATGATCGACCGCCGCCCCGCCGTCATC encodes:
- a CDS encoding aspartate aminotransferase family protein, whose amino-acid sequence is MASPAIHDLHFDDAPDVTTAVPGPASKRLIEKQSKIDSNAVAYPKRVPIAIEEAKGATVRDADGNTFLDFFAGIGVLNVGHSNPYVLEGVQEQLEKVVHTVDFPTEARLDLIEKLNEIAPGALPDNNRVVFGGPTGSDAIEATIKLAKHNTGGSGLIAFRGAYHGGSAGALSLTAGKKYKENYTPLLGDVTHVPYPYATRQEQSPEEAAESALANVRELLEDPYSGLANPAGIWVEPIQGEGGVVTPPAGFLPRLKELAAANDVPLIVDEIQTGFGRTGQWFASDWEDVTPDIMPMAKAIGGIGLPLSATMYHEDLDTWGPGGHVGTYRGNVPAMVGGIRAIDYIQDHDLLAHARDLGGYMRDRLQAAADGTDRIIEVRGRGLFTGVEFVDGDGKPDKDVVKAIQRYCYERGVLVWSAGRYGSVLRLIPPLVVTREQAEVGLDVVTEAIAETC
- a CDS encoding universal stress protein; this translates as MATEVDSPTVGDSKYRVLLPIDTDEQSALSQAHYVNSLPDATASVLVTLTHVLHGPELDASRELQSAQRVGAVLAAHEWLTEHNIESEIRDVDHPYPPRDGILALAEKITADAIVLSGRKRSAVESVLFGSVVQTILKNTTRPVVIVDPSNNDE
- a CDS encoding MBL fold metallo-hydrolase — translated: MKLRFLGGAREVGRSAILVNDRLLLDYGMAPGNPPAYPVSDVSPDAVVVSHGHLDHIGALPTLLSGNDRPPIHWTPPTRELALTLCRDTLKLHGGTYDCPFTEVEVGRMTQVSNEHGYGETFEGAGHEITFYNAGHIPGSAHVLVDDGETKLLYTGDFHTDDTRLLSGTTDRPDADVVLCESTYSDVDHDPREQVERRFAESVQTTVREGGTVIVPAFAIGRTQELLHVCAAHGIDCYVDGMGKYITQLLRSYPEYVRSEAALKRAKSNARFVTGKNGQRKRIARKNTVIVTTSGMLTGGPAMTYVPEIRTNPVNKLTFTGYQVEGTPGRELLEYGRAEINRQVMPVSAQVEAYDFSAHADRNGLKAFLASYTDTPVLLNHGDRCEAFADELQSEGFDASAPELGETVHVE
- a CDS encoding 30S ribosomal protein S6e — its product is MADFQVVVADPESGETFQRDIEGQDANRFMGKSIGDDVDGSAVGLSGYTLEITGGSDNTGRAMRKDVSGPNVKAVLLTGGTGYKPERDGERRRITVRGREISDETRQINAKITVRGDESIEALLDEDDGEDEE
- a CDS encoding DUF5807 family protein; its protein translation is MSETAREEFLAGERTDDVLIFFAAHALSNPEALADHGELRDEGVVMVLPGEQGRAMYEKATGVDPMTFAQRAMGTEGDIGGDLLSATCPQKWDDESTDDHQIRNIFAFAEEQNEEVGGLYAEGNVIHAYAHCTCGAAYSDRWVVGDRDA
- a CDS encoding recombinase RecJ translates to MDDYLIDDEHLSLARKSVLPGTGFFTPDSFDDELEEQEVKEALEGASTVVIADPDADGLACVALIRAVYGEAALVGAGPYDLEDAMEHVAEYAEPGATVFICDLCPDKFKYVDEELHLLVDHADVTWFDHHQWNDEVADAVRETGVELVIGDSEEECTADVALRSLDFDFPDYLVDLAAVTRDHDLWLREDPRSDDLADLAYWSEPEEYAELIQEHGAALPEEAEEFLAEMRIEKEALIEQAISRANFHEIGDWTVGVTYGRCSQNEVAEALREQGSDAAVIVKPAGSASIRGTETFKRCHEVAAQVNGGGHPKAAGCKPDIYDDMLDYAHHWTTQGAVTKQTIISAFERLAAEESASSEPDDDE
- a CDS encoding universal stress protein; protein product: MIDSVVIATDGSASVERAVTVALDLANRFDATVHALYVVDDSEIDTAPDSIREEFRDALEDAADEALDAVKAGAAGDVVTAIETGRPASVICDYARDHDIDIVATGTRGRHGEHRFLLGSVAETVVRRCSVPVLTVRQLEGEAAQ
- a CDS encoding universal stress protein, which translates into the protein MAAPVSVDTVLAPVDGSEASMQAAEYALAIAERYGASVHLLSIVSEDSVRAMATGELEPDTVADRMETFVKSLESIRPESVSVGHSAAAGFSLHRKTQHPGSVILDVADDVDADFLVIPREPLTGRPDEVLSKAAEYVLLYASQPVLSV
- a CDS encoding GNAT family N-acetyltransferase gives rise to the protein MSREIYPDEVAGPFDEPPLSFTDTEGRELSVEAYDDAIEELVAMYVEFDPADRAQGIPPVGEESVRKWLENIVPKGHNVVARHDGTIIGHATLVPDGETSYELAIFVLHAYQGAGIGSKLMTALLGLGAARGVEKVWLTVERWNAAAIGLYHKVGFETSGTESFELEMAIRLN
- a CDS encoding universal stress protein, which codes for MNVLLGIGGTDDSLYALSEVVERTKATGDTLTIAILDNPESDRAADAIERRVRDVIEEYGVEASIEHLSGHPGSKLVELADSGEFDRVVLGGGQRSPMGKINLGSISEFVLLNSRTSVTLIR
- a CDS encoding DUF5806 family protein; translated protein: MAGDPPAPDNPVEQANEDTDSDYSEAGASTDATEPEPAAPESNTPPEAEPERDIPDDVAEYARFSKMDGAAYDRVNQFLRDRTYVTAREWAIARLCSDFRTETGVEMTKIGRNLPELVPFMTDTYSPQAVNQARSSFESKVRKAGATFLYGAMCDFFTAEELDDVMYEATEVAKFLLEVEGVDLTVDEELAAEERISTVMREVRQASQELRYEEVECPECGCIHEP